Proteins from a genomic interval of Streptococcus sp. D7B5:
- a CDS encoding G5 domain-containing protein has protein sequence MSRKKLLKLGISILALNALGVATYHVAPDLYQIPTVHAEETPAEDEEIPDGQERSIANTFKRMLDSIESSIKDFTNSPDEDNKELLEGDVEEAKNFFETAKKAMKSPEGQKSFAALEARYNSLKAKAEALLTGGDLKEEHQEVTTTEEIPYPSRTENNADLAEGTRKVKQAGEKGQKKVVWDVTLVNGVEKKRDRKNQTVIKEPVEEIIEVGTKKTGVETKETVTVEEKVAFKEETKVDPALDKGQTRVEEGEEGIDEVTYEVTKVDGVEKSRKEVSRKTKKAAKNKVTYTGAKAVVTTKEVTKTEEVAFQTREVENALLAEGVRRVKTAGQKGVRTIVETVTYTDGVETGRVEKSNTITTPAVDEIVEVGTKKLVAPVVTTKEETKTEEVAFQTKEVTNSELPEGTRVVKAAGKKGVRTIVETVTYTDGVETGRVEKSNTITTPAVDEIVEVGTKKLVAPVVTTKEETKIEEVAFQTKEVTNSELPEGTRVVKAAGKKGVRTIVYTVTYTDGVETGREVKSNTITTPAVDEVVEVGTKKAAVVTTKEETKTEEVAFQTKEVTNPDLPEGSRQVKTAGKKGVRTIVYTVTYTDGVETGRVEKSNTITTPAVDEIVEIGTKKVVAPVVTTKEETKTEEVAFQVKEVQNADLPEGSRQVKAAGKKGVRTIVYTVTYTDGVETGRVEKSNTITTPAVDEIVEVGTKKVASTTTNGNKNDTATTGNQSGSTKKEETASQDKKVLPSTGTASTSLLSMIGLFIAGLVGFVVRKKD, from the coding sequence ATGAGTAGAAAAAAATTATTAAAGTTAGGAATTTCTATACTTGCTTTAAATGCACTTGGAGTAGCAACTTATCATGTAGCTCCCGACTTGTATCAAATTCCAACAGTGCATGCGGAAGAGACACCAGCGGAAGATGAAGAAATTCCAGATGGCCAAGAGCGAAGTATTGCAAATACTTTCAAAAGAATGCTTGATAGTATAGAATCTTCAATTAAGGATTTTACAAATAGTCCAGATGAGGATAATAAAGAACTCCTAGAGGGTGATGTAGAAGAAGCAAAGAATTTTTTTGAGACTGCAAAGAAGGCAATGAAGAGTCCAGAAGGTCAAAAAAGTTTTGCGGCGCTTGAAGCTCGCTACAATTCTTTAAAAGCTAAGGCTGAGGCACTTCTCACTGGGGGAGATTTAAAAGAAGAACATCAAGAAGTCACAACTACTGAGGAGATTCCTTACCCATCTCGGACAGAAAACAATGCAGACCTCGCTGAAGGTACTCGAAAGGTAAAACAAGCGGGAGAAAAAGGTCAGAAGAAAGTTGTTTGGGATGTTACTTTGGTAAATGGCGTTGAGAAAAAACGTGATAGAAAGAACCAAACAGTAATTAAAGAACCAGTAGAAGAAATCATCGAAGTTGGAACTAAGAAAACAGGTGTTGAAACCAAAGAAACAGTGACTGTGGAGGAAAAAGTTGCTTTCAAAGAAGAAACGAAAGTAGATCCAGCACTGGATAAAGGTCAAACGCGTGTTGAAGAAGGTGAAGAAGGTATCGATGAAGTCACTTATGAAGTGACAAAAGTGGATGGTGTTGAAAAATCTCGTAAAGAAGTTTCACGCAAGACTAAGAAAGCTGCAAAAAACAAGGTTACCTATACAGGTGCGAAAGCAGTTGTAACTACTAAGGAAGTAACTAAAACTGAAGAAGTTGCCTTTCAGACTCGTGAGGTTGAAAATGCACTCTTAGCTGAAGGTGTTCGCCGAGTGAAAACAGCTGGCCAAAAAGGTGTTCGTACGATTGTTGAAACTGTCACTTACACAGACGGAGTAGAAACAGGTCGTGTTGAGAAATCCAACACAATCACCACTCCAGCAGTAGATGAGATCGTTGAAGTAGGAACTAAGAAATTAGTAGCTCCAGTAGTTACAACGAAGGAAGAAACAAAGACAGAAGAAGTTGCCTTCCAAACTAAGGAAGTCACAAATTCTGAACTTCCAGAAGGAACTCGTGTAGTAAAAGCTGCTGGTAAGAAGGGTGTTCGTACCATTGTTGAAACTGTCACTTACACAGACGGCGTTGAAACAGGTCGTGTTGAGAAATCCAACACAATCACCACTCCAGCAGTAGATGAGATCGTTGAAGTAGGAACTAAGAAATTAGTAGCTCCAGTAGTTACAACGAAGGAAGAAACAAAGATAGAAGAAGTTGCCTTCCAAACTAAGGAAGTCACAAATTCTGAACTTCCAGAAGGAACTCGTGTAGTAAAAGCTGCTGGTAAGAAGGGTGTTCGCACCATTGTTTACACAGTTACCTACACAGACGGCGTTGAAACAGGCCGCGAGGTGAAATCAAATACAATCACTACTCCAGCAGTAGACGAAGTTGTCGAAGTTGGAACTAAGAAAGCAGCGGTTGTAACGACTAAGGAAGAGACTAAGACAGAAGAAGTTGCTTTCCAAACTAAGGAAGTAACAAATCCAGATCTTCCAGAAGGAAGTCGTCAAGTGAAGACAGCTGGTAAGAAAGGTGTTCGCACCATTGTTTATACAGTGACTTACACAGATGGCGTTGAAACAGGTCGAGTTGAGAAATCAAACACAATCACTACTCCAGCAGTAGACGAGATTGTCGAAATTGGAACTAAGAAAGTAGTAGCCCCAGTTGTAACGACTAAGGAAGAAACCAAGACAGAAGAAGTTGCTTTCCAAGTCAAAGAAGTGCAGAACGCAGACCTTCCAGAAGGCAGTCGTCAAGTGAAAGCTGCTGGTAAGAAGGGTGTTCGCACCATTGTTTATACAGTGACTTACACAGATGGCGTTGAAACAGGTCGTGTTGAGAAATCAAACACAATCACTACTCCAGCAGTAGATGAGATTGTTGAAGTTGGAACTAAGAAAGTAGCTTCTACAACAACCAACGGTAATAAGAATGATACTGCAACAACAGGGAACCAATCTGGAAGCACTAAGAAAGAAGAAACTGCAAGCCAAGATAAGAAAGTTCTACCAAGCACAGGTACAGCTTCTACCAGTCTTCTTTCAATGATTGGTTTATTTATCGCCGGTCTAGTCGGCTTTGTCGTTCGTAAGAAAGACTAA
- a CDS encoding LPXTG-anchored SHIRT domain periscope protein, with amino-acid sequence MKWKYRMRMPFSTIFSRKKQAFLGLVVLLFSIFLLPLQSYAALEEIKNGTDISTLDIRKFNLNINNFSVLSKSQAVDQFHLSNPHYEYLWGGAYPGEMENFTLKVDKSKKQDQVFENPLSLKFTNIGTVNGKQVDAYLKFNKVTLHYLNTAQAESEMNSTQKSTVEFFSISELWESSAFEIGNVPYVDANHDYIMNKAFWIDADVTAELSYADGSETDLKLVMKPTDIDAMDANNLKETFYIKGYQNDVNLRLMNNANVLKQEDQGERTAWIATQITSGSYSENNISGFALRSNSNRMNFAYSSTEVASAVFGLYVEKLDPSPVLEVDPTEIPAKEGQDVTYKATFKIPVPGKDLLAAPSSIEMVQNFDERLDYQGLKVESGGVTLQEGRDYTIEKNGQTVTVKMTPEYIKANSSAEIIVTYNTTTNKKVEEKGPEKINNTVTLHVDNLSAPSNQVSTALLYEKHHEFVSGTPGKELPQEVKDLLPATEKNLSNGSQATPTQPSQTEVKTSEGTWSFKSYDKTSETINGADAHFVGTWEFTPAPTYKATHEFVSGTPGKELPQEVKTLLPADQTDLKDGSQATPTQPSQTEVKTSEGTWSFKSYDKASETINGADAHFVGTWEFTPAPTYKATHEFVSGTPGKELPQEVKTLLPSDQTDLKDGSQATPTQPSQTEVKTSEGTWSFKSYDKTSETINGADAHFVGTWEFTPAPTYKATHEFVSGTPGKELPQEVKTLLPADQTNLKDGSQATPTQPSQTEVKTAEGTWSFKSYDKASETINGADAHFVGTWEFTPAPTYKATHEFVSGTPGKELPQEVKTLLPSDQTDLKDGSQATPTQPSQTEVKTSEGTWSFKSYDKTSETINGADAHFVGTWEFTPAPTYKATHEFVSGTPGKELPQEVKTLLPADQTNLKDGSQATPTQPSQTEVKTAEGTWSFKSYDKASETINGADAHFIGTWEFTPAPTYKATHEFVSGTSGKELPQEVKSLLPSDQTELKDGSQATPTQPSQTEVKTAEGTWSFKSYDKASETINGADAHFVGTWEFTPAPTVTHKATHEFVSGTPGKELPQEVKALLPADQTNLKDGSQATPTQPSQTEVKTAEGTWSFKSYDKASETINGADAHFIGTWEFTPAPTVTHKAVHEFVSGTPGKELPQEVKTLLPADQTDLKDGSQATPTQPSQTEVKTSEGTWSFKSYDKTSETVNGSDVKFVGTWEFTASPVPTLTHKAVHEFVSGTPGKELPQEVKALLPADQTDLKDGSQAIPTQPSQTEVKTAEGTWSFKSYDKTSETINGSDVKFIGTWEFTATPVPTVTHKAVHEFVSGTPGKELPQEVKSLLPADQTNLKDGSQATPTQPSQTEVKTAEGTWSFKSYDKTSETINGSDVKFIGTWEFTATPVPTVTHKAVHEFVSGTPGKELPQEVKALLPADQTNLKDGSQATPTQPSQTEVKTAEGTWSFKSYDKTSEIINGADAHFVGTWEFTPAPIKDSGNNSQPEEGSSQKQNLLPNTGSAVSGLLSIIGLAFASLAAFILRKKD; translated from the coding sequence ATGAAATGGAAATATCGCATGAGAATGCCTTTTTCTACTATTTTCAGTAGAAAAAAACAGGCTTTTCTCGGACTAGTCGTTTTACTTTTTTCTATTTTTCTTCTTCCGCTTCAATCTTATGCGGCTTTAGAAGAAATAAAAAATGGAACGGATATCTCAACCTTGGATATTCGTAAGTTTAATTTGAACATCAACAATTTTAGTGTTTTATCTAAATCACAGGCTGTTGATCAGTTTCATTTATCGAATCCCCACTATGAATATCTCTGGGGTGGTGCCTATCCAGGCGAGATGGAGAACTTTACTCTTAAAGTAGATAAAAGTAAAAAGCAGGATCAAGTTTTTGAAAATCCTCTTTCTCTAAAATTCACAAATATTGGGACAGTTAATGGTAAGCAAGTAGATGCTTACTTAAAATTCAATAAGGTAACTCTTCACTATCTAAACACTGCTCAAGCAGAGTCTGAAATGAATAGTACTCAAAAATCTACTGTTGAATTTTTCTCAATTTCTGAATTATGGGAAAGTAGTGCTTTTGAAATTGGTAATGTTCCTTACGTAGATGCGAATCATGACTACATCATGAATAAAGCATTTTGGATTGATGCTGATGTAACAGCCGAGTTGAGTTATGCAGATGGTTCAGAGACAGATTTGAAGTTGGTCATGAAACCAACGGATATCGATGCAATGGATGCAAACAACTTGAAGGAAACCTTCTATATTAAAGGTTATCAAAATGATGTTAATCTTCGTCTGATGAACAATGCCAATGTTTTGAAACAGGAAGACCAAGGAGAACGAACTGCTTGGATTGCGACTCAGATTACAAGTGGTAGCTATTCTGAGAACAATATCTCTGGTTTCGCCCTTCGATCGAATAGTAATAGGATGAATTTTGCTTATTCATCAACAGAGGTTGCTTCGGCCGTCTTTGGTCTATATGTTGAAAAACTTGATCCGAGCCCTGTTCTAGAAGTTGATCCTACAGAGATTCCAGCTAAAGAGGGGCAGGATGTAACTTATAAGGCTACCTTTAAAATTCCGGTTCCAGGTAAAGATCTTTTAGCAGCGCCTTCATCTATCGAAATGGTTCAGAATTTTGATGAGCGCCTTGATTATCAAGGACTTAAAGTGGAATCAGGTGGAGTGACTCTACAGGAAGGGCGTGATTATACTATTGAAAAGAATGGTCAAACTGTTACTGTTAAAATGACACCTGAATACATAAAAGCAAATTCTTCTGCTGAAATCATTGTAACTTATAATACTACTACAAACAAAAAAGTGGAAGAAAAGGGACCTGAAAAAATTAACAACACTGTAACCTTGCATGTTGATAACTTATCAGCTCCTTCTAATCAGGTGAGCACTGCTCTTCTTTACGAAAAACACCATGAATTTGTCAGTGGAACGCCAGGTAAAGAGTTGCCACAAGAAGTGAAAGATTTGCTTCCAGCAACAGAAAAGAACTTGTCTAATGGTAGTCAAGCGACTCCGACTCAACCAAGCCAAACAGAAGTGAAGACGTCAGAAGGTACATGGAGCTTTAAGTCCTATGACAAGACTTCAGAAACCATCAATGGAGCGGACGCACACTTTGTCGGTACTTGGGAATTCACCCCAGCTCCAACTTACAAGGCAACACACGAATTTGTCAGTGGAACTCCAGGTAAAGAACTTCCGCAAGAAGTGAAAACCTTGCTTCCAGCAGACCAAACAGACTTGAAGGATGGAAGCCAAGCGACTCCAACGCAACCAAGTCAAACAGAAGTGAAGACGTCAGAAGGCACATGGAGCTTCAAGTCCTATGACAAGGCATCAGAAACCATCAATGGAGCGGATGCCCACTTTGTCGGTACTTGGGAATTCACCCCAGCACCAACTTACAAGGCAACACATGAATTTGTAAGCGGAACGCCAGGAAAAGAACTTCCACAAGAAGTGAAAACCTTGCTTCCGTCAGACCAAACAGACTTGAAAGACGGTAGTCAAGCGACTCCGACTCAACCAAGCCAAACAGAAGTGAAGACGTCAGAAGGTACATGGAGCTTTAAGTCCTATGACAAGACTTCAGAAACCATCAATGGAGCGGACGCACACTTTGTCGGTACTTGGGAATTCACCCCAGCTCCAACTTACAAGGCAACACACGAATTTGTCAGTGGAACTCCAGGTAAAGAACTTCCGCAAGAAGTGAAAACCTTGCTTCCAGCAGACCAAACAAACTTGAAAGATGGCAGCCAAGCAACACCAACACAACCAAGTCAAACAGAAGTGAAGACGGCAGAAGGTACGTGGAGCTTCAAGTCCTATGACAAGGCATCAGAAACCATCAATGGAGCGGATGCCCACTTTGTCGGTACTTGGGAATTCACCCCAGCACCAACTTACAAGGCAACACATGAATTTGTAAGCGGAACGCCAGGAAAAGAACTTCCACAAGAAGTGAAAACCTTGCTTCCGTCAGACCAAACAGACTTGAAAGACGGTAGTCAAGCGACTCCGACTCAACCAAGCCAAACAGAAGTGAAGACGTCAGAAGGTACATGGAGCTTTAAGTCCTATGACAAGACTTCAGAAACCATCAATGGAGCGGACGCACACTTTGTCGGTACTTGGGAATTCACCCCAGCTCCAACTTACAAGGCAACACACGAATTTGTCAGTGGAACTCCAGGTAAAGAACTTCCGCAAGAAGTGAAAACCTTGCTTCCAGCAGACCAAACAAACTTGAAAGATGGCAGCCAAGCAACACCAACACAACCAAGTCAAACAGAAGTGAAGACGGCAGAAGGTACGTGGAGCTTCAAGTCCTATGACAAGGCATCAGAAACCATCAATGGAGCGGATGCCCACTTTATCGGTACTTGGGAATTTACCCCAGCACCAACTTACAAGGCAACACATGAATTTGTCAGCGGAACGTCAGGAAAAGAACTTCCGCAAGAAGTGAAATCCTTGCTTCCATCAGACCAAACAGAATTGAAAGACGGTAGTCAAGCGACTCCGACTCAACCAAGTCAAACAGAAGTGAAGACCGCAGAAGGTACATGGAGCTTCAAGTCCTATGACAAAGCATCAGAAACCATCAATGGAGCGGATGCCCACTTCGTCGGTACCTGGGAATTCACTCCAGCGCCAACAGTGACTCATAAGGCAACTCACGAATTTGTCAGCGGAACTCCGGGTAAAGAGCTTCCACAAGAAGTGAAGGCCCTTCTTCCAGCAGACCAAACAAACTTGAAAGATGGCAGCCAAGCAACACCAACACAACCAAGTCAAACAGAAGTGAAGACGGCAGAAGGTACGTGGAGCTTCAAGTCCTATGACAAGGCATCAGAAACCATCAATGGAGCGGATGCCCACTTTATCGGTACTTGGGAATTTACCCCAGCACCAACAGTGACTCATAAAGCAGTTCACGAGTTTGTCAGCGGAACTCCAGGTAAAGAACTTCCACAAGAAGTGAAAACCTTGCTTCCAGCAGATCAAACAGACTTGAAGGACGGCAGCCAAGCAACACCAACACAACCAAGTCAAACAGAAGTTAAGACCTCGGAAGGTACATGGAGCTTCAAGTCCTATGACAAGACTTCAGAGACTGTCAACGGTTCAGATGTTAAGTTTGTAGGGACATGGGAATTTACAGCAAGCCCAGTTCCAACACTGACTCATAAAGCAGTTCACGAGTTTGTCAGCGGAACTCCAGGTAAAGAACTTCCACAAGAAGTGAAAGCCTTGCTTCCAGCAGACCAAACAGACTTGAAAGACGGTAGCCAAGCGATTCCGACGCAACCAAGTCAAACAGAAGTTAAGACAGCAGAAGGCACATGGAGCTTCAAGTCCTACGATAAGACATCGGAAACAATTAATGGATCAGATGTTAAGTTTATAGGGACATGGGAATTTACAGCAACTCCAGTTCCAACAGTGACTCATAAAGCAGTTCACGAGTTTGTCAGCGGAACTCCAGGTAAAGAACTTCCACAAGAAGTGAAATCTCTTCTTCCGGCAGACCAAACAAACTTGAAAGATGGCAGTCAAGCAACGCCAACGCAACCAAGTCAAACAGAAGTTAAGACAGCAGAAGGTACCTGGAGCTTCAAGTCCTACGATAAAACATCGGAAACAATTAATGGATCAGATGTTAAGTTTATAGGTACATGGGAATTTACAGCAACTCCAGTTCCAACAGTGACTCATAAAGCAGTTCACGAGTTTGTTAGCGGAACTCCAGGCAAAGAACTTCCACAAGAAGTGAAAGCCTTGCTTCCAGCAGACCAAACAAACTTGAAAGATGGCAGTCAAGCAACGCCAACGCAACCAAGTCAAACAGAGGTTAAGACAGCAGAAGGCACATGGAGCTTCAAGTCTTATGACAAGACATCTGAAATCATCAATGGAGCAGACGCACACTTCGTAGGCACCTGGGAATTCACTCCGGCCCCAATTAAAGATTCTGGAAATAATAGTCAACCAGAAGAAGGAAGTAGTCAAAAGCAGAACTTGTTACCAAACACGGGTTCAGCAGTATCTGGTCTTCTTTCAATCATTGGTCTTGCCTTTGCAAGCCTAGCCGCTTTTATCCTTCGCAAGAAAGATTAA